A genome region from Pseudoalteromonas tetraodonis includes the following:
- the glnD gene encoding [protein-PII] uridylyltransferase, with amino-acid sequence MALPNKVKKLLNDAQQLSEYRDCSAYFYKWLHNEFSKQPVGNLINARAEFIDRLLIKLFHVFDLAHEPDLALIAVGGYGRGELHPYSDIDFLLLVTQQPNDDICEKIGQFVTMLWDLNLEIGHSVRTIEQAIEQKREDVTFATSLLESRLIFGNHIEFEKLKSHLIERPVWGSGEFFVAKVQEQNLRHKKCHGTAYNLEPNIKENPGGLRDLQTIIWVAKKHFRAETLQELINHGYLTHEEYQELLECLENLWNIRFALHLAAGRSENRLLFDHQPQAAEILGFGSDGKASVERMMKRLFRIMSRVRELNQMLLSYFEQSISPDSSQATVEELDRNFERVGHQIRVKSPSVFFRRDQLFVLFEHIADHPEITHIYPSTIRTIRQVRRRLLGDLQDYAACREAFLRIIKHPNGMGRAFTLMHKHGMIAAYLPQWRNIFGQMQFDLFHAYTVDEHTHKLINNIYQYFDKTSISDFPICSEIVTRMDKPELLYLAGIFHDIAKGRGGDHSELGAVDAIAFSKLHGFASSDGKLIAWLVSNHLLMSVTAQRKDINDPDVIKDFASRVKTERQLDYLYCLTVADIRATNDNLWNDWKNTLLRELYLHTQRALRLGLENPMDQRDQIRDKKHQAKQRLLNLHYHEEQIDLIWSRFKANYFTAFSEQQISWHTEHLLKCTDLSQPSVIVSNKAMHGGTQVFAYSPYSGALFARLVSVIGSKKAQIQHAQVLTTKDGYVLFNFVILEVNGDPIASSRAQSIKRGLEQALHDPRKKIRFKKSRSQRFKDFNIKPKIVLRPHPRKDRSLIEIQAVDIPGLLTKIAEVFQAYLLHIHAARITTVGERAEDFFVVSNNEYQALTDEEQAKIHQALRKKLNAEIE; translated from the coding sequence GTGGCATTACCTAACAAAGTAAAAAAGTTGCTCAATGATGCTCAGCAACTTAGCGAATACCGCGATTGCTCCGCCTATTTTTATAAATGGTTGCATAATGAATTCTCAAAACAACCCGTTGGTAATCTAATAAACGCCCGTGCAGAATTTATAGACCGGTTACTGATTAAACTCTTTCATGTTTTCGATTTAGCCCACGAGCCAGATCTCGCTTTAATTGCTGTAGGAGGTTATGGTCGCGGTGAACTTCATCCCTACTCCGACATTGACTTTTTACTGCTTGTTACCCAGCAACCCAATGACGATATTTGCGAAAAAATTGGCCAGTTTGTCACTATGCTATGGGATCTTAATTTAGAAATAGGTCACAGTGTACGCACCATTGAACAAGCCATAGAGCAAAAACGTGAAGATGTTACCTTTGCCACCAGCCTACTAGAAAGCCGATTAATTTTCGGCAACCATATTGAATTCGAAAAGCTCAAAAGTCACCTCATCGAAAGGCCTGTATGGGGCTCTGGAGAGTTCTTTGTTGCAAAAGTACAAGAGCAAAATTTACGCCATAAAAAATGTCATGGTACGGCTTATAATCTAGAGCCTAATATAAAAGAAAATCCAGGCGGGCTGCGCGATTTACAAACCATTATTTGGGTTGCAAAAAAACACTTTAGAGCCGAAACCCTGCAAGAGCTGATAAATCACGGCTACCTAACTCACGAAGAATACCAAGAACTGTTAGAGTGCCTTGAAAATTTATGGAATATTCGCTTTGCTTTGCATTTAGCCGCGGGTCGCTCAGAAAACCGTTTATTGTTTGATCACCAGCCGCAAGCGGCTGAAATTTTGGGTTTTGGTAGTGATGGAAAAGCCTCTGTTGAGCGCATGATGAAACGCTTGTTCAGAATAATGAGCCGGGTGCGTGAACTTAATCAAATGCTACTTTCGTACTTTGAGCAAAGTATTTCGCCAGACAGCAGCCAAGCCACCGTTGAAGAGCTTGACCGCAATTTTGAACGCGTGGGCCATCAAATTCGGGTAAAAAGTCCGTCAGTATTTTTTAGGCGTGACCAACTTTTTGTATTATTTGAGCACATTGCTGATCACCCAGAAATTACCCATATATACCCAAGTACCATTCGAACTATCCGCCAAGTACGTCGTCGCTTATTAGGTGACTTACAAGATTATGCCGCGTGCCGCGAAGCTTTTTTACGCATTATAAAGCACCCTAACGGCATGGGCCGTGCGTTTACGCTGATGCATAAGCACGGCATGATTGCGGCTTACCTTCCGCAGTGGCGCAATATTTTTGGCCAAATGCAGTTTGATTTGTTTCATGCCTATACCGTAGATGAACATACCCATAAATTAATTAATAATATTTACCAATACTTCGATAAAACCAGCATTAGTGACTTTCCAATTTGCAGTGAAATAGTTACGCGCATGGATAAACCCGAATTACTGTATTTGGCTGGTATTTTTCATGATATTGCTAAGGGGCGTGGTGGCGATCACTCAGAGCTGGGCGCTGTTGATGCCATAGCGTTTTCAAAGCTGCATGGCTTTGCCTCTTCAGATGGTAAGCTCATAGCGTGGTTGGTAAGCAACCACTTACTTATGTCGGTAACTGCGCAACGTAAAGATATTAACGACCCCGATGTAATAAAAGATTTTGCATCGCGAGTAAAAACCGAACGCCAACTCGATTACCTCTATTGTTTAACCGTGGCTGATATTCGAGCCACCAATGACAACCTATGGAATGACTGGAAAAACACGCTGCTGCGCGAGCTTTATTTGCACACACAGCGCGCCTTGCGCCTCGGGCTTGAAAACCCAATGGATCAACGCGACCAAATTCGTGATAAAAAGCACCAAGCTAAGCAACGCCTGCTTAATTTGCATTATCACGAGGAGCAAATTGACTTAATTTGGAGCCGTTTTAAAGCAAATTACTTTACCGCTTTTAGTGAGCAACAAATTTCTTGGCATACTGAGCACTTACTCAAGTGCACTGATTTAAGCCAGCCCAGTGTTATCGTTTCTAATAAAGCGATGCATGGCGGTACCCAAGTGTTTGCTTATAGCCCCTATTCAGGTGCTCTCTTTGCTCGACTGGTAAGTGTTATTGGCTCTAAAAAAGCGCAAATTCAGCACGCCCAAGTACTGACCACCAAAGATGGCTACGTACTGTTCAACTTTGTTATTTTAGAAGTTAACGGCGATCCGATTGCCAGTAGCCGCGCACAATCGATTAAACGCGGATTAGAGCAAGCGCTTCATGATCCACGTAAAAAAATACGCTTTAAAAAGAGCCGATCACAGCGTTTTAAAGACTTTAATATTAAACCTAAAATTGTACTGCGCCCGCACCCTCGTAAGGATCGTAGCTTAATAGAAATTCAAGCGGTTGATATACCTGGACTATTAACTAAAATAGCCGAGGTTTTTCAAGCTTACTTACTCCACATACATGCCGCACGTATTACCACGGTAGGCGAACGTGCAGAAGATTTCTTTGTGGTATCAAATAACGAATATCAAGCGCTGACTGATGAAGAGCAAGCAAAAATTCATCAGGCATTACGTAAAAAACTCAACGCCGAAATTGAATAA
- a CDS encoding isoprenyl transferase, producing the protein MEYTKFMVLDADTISQQCLPKHVAIIMDGNGRWAQARNRPRVYGHKKGVDAVRQSVQFCTKLGIQSLTLFAFSSENWRRPEDEVNTLMELFLFVLSKEVKKLHKNNVKLTIIGDLSRFSESLRAKVHTAQELTANNTGLHLNVAANYGGRWDMTHAAKQVALQVANGEIDPADITEEHIAQHMSMADQAQPDLLIRTGGDVRISNFLLWQAAYAELYFTNTLWPDFNEAAFAEAIACYVARERRFGCTGEQIKQLLAQT; encoded by the coding sequence ATGGAATACACAAAATTTATGGTTCTAGACGCTGATACAATTTCACAGCAATGTTTACCTAAACATGTTGCCATCATCATGGATGGGAACGGGCGTTGGGCACAAGCTAGAAATAGACCTCGTGTATATGGGCATAAAAAAGGCGTGGATGCAGTTCGTCAATCCGTGCAGTTTTGTACTAAATTAGGAATACAATCGTTAACCTTATTTGCTTTTAGTAGTGAAAACTGGCGCCGCCCTGAAGACGAAGTAAATACACTTATGGAGCTTTTTTTATTTGTACTGAGTAAAGAAGTTAAAAAGCTGCATAAAAATAATGTAAAACTAACCATCATTGGAGATTTATCTCGATTCTCTGAAAGCTTGCGCGCTAAAGTACATACAGCTCAAGAACTAACAGCGAACAATACCGGGCTGCACTTAAATGTTGCGGCAAATTACGGTGGTCGCTGGGATATGACTCACGCTGCTAAGCAAGTTGCTTTACAAGTAGCGAATGGAGAAATTGACCCAGCAGATATTACAGAAGAACATATTGCACAGCATATGAGTATGGCAGATCAAGCTCAGCCTGATTTATTGATCCGTACCGGTGGCGATGTCAGAATTAGTAACTTTTTACTTTGGCAGGCAGCCTACGCTGAACTTTATTTCACAAATACACTTTGGCCTGATTTTAATGAAGCTGCTTTTGCAGAGGCCATTGCATGTTACGTTGCCAGAGAGCGACGTTTTGGTTGCACGGGCGAACAAATAAAACAATTACTCGCTCAAACCTAA
- the map gene encoding type I methionyl aminopeptidase, with product MSAVIKTPEEIEKMRVAGRLAADVLEMIEPHVVPGITTDELNTICHDYIVNVQDAVPAPLNYHGFPKSICTSVNHVICHGIPNDKALKDGDSVNIDITVIKDGYHGDTSKMFHVGTPNIQGKRLAEVTQESLYLAIKMVKPGVRLGDIGAAIQKYAESFNYSIVREYCGHGIGSEFHEEPQVMHYGKPGTGETLKAGMCLTIEPMVNAGKRQCKLLKDDWTVVTKDRSLSAQWEHTLLVTENGVEILTLRSDDTIDRIIEH from the coding sequence ATGAGCGCTGTGATTAAGACCCCTGAAGAAATCGAGAAAATGCGTGTAGCCGGCCGTTTGGCTGCTGATGTGCTAGAAATGATCGAACCACATGTGGTACCAGGTATCACCACCGATGAGCTAAATACAATTTGTCATGATTATATTGTTAATGTGCAAGATGCCGTTCCTGCTCCTCTTAATTATCATGGTTTTCCAAAATCAATTTGTACCTCGGTAAATCATGTAATTTGTCACGGAATTCCGAACGACAAAGCATTAAAAGACGGTGACAGTGTCAATATTGACATTACTGTTATTAAAGATGGTTACCATGGTGATACTTCAAAAATGTTCCATGTTGGCACACCTAACATTCAAGGCAAACGCCTTGCAGAAGTGACTCAAGAAAGTCTTTACCTTGCCATTAAAATGGTAAAACCGGGTGTTCGCCTTGGTGATATTGGTGCAGCTATTCAAAAATATGCAGAGAGCTTTAATTACTCTATCGTACGTGAATACTGCGGGCACGGTATTGGCAGTGAATTTCATGAAGAACCACAGGTAATGCACTACGGAAAACCAGGTACAGGCGAAACATTAAAAGCCGGTATGTGTTTAACAATCGAGCCCATGGTCAATGCAGGCAAACGCCAATGTAAATTACTAAAAGACGACTGGACTGTGGTAACAAAAGACCGTAGTTTATCAGCTCAGTGGGAACATACCTTACTGGTAACTGAAAATGGTGTTGAAATTTTAACACTACGATCAGATGATACTATCGATAGAATCATCGAGCACTAA
- the frr gene encoding ribosome recycling factor — MQKSVAALGSQLSKIRTGRAHPAILDGIMVSYYGAPTPLNQVANVTIEDSRTLAIGVFDKSLAQAVEKAIMASDLGLNPMSAGTVIRVPLPPLTEERRKDLIKIVRGEVEGGRVAIRNIRRDANGDIKNLLKDKDISEDEARQAEDAIQKITDKFIKEMDTQLTAKEAELMEI, encoded by the coding sequence ATGCAAAAAAGTGTAGCAGCACTTGGTAGTCAATTATCTAAAATTCGTACTGGCCGTGCTCATCCTGCAATTTTAGACGGCATCATGGTGTCGTACTACGGCGCACCAACACCGTTAAACCAAGTTGCAAATGTAACAATTGAAGACTCACGTACATTGGCTATTGGTGTATTTGATAAGTCATTAGCGCAAGCTGTTGAAAAAGCGATTATGGCATCTGACCTTGGTTTAAATCCAATGTCTGCAGGCACAGTGATCCGTGTACCACTTCCTCCATTGACTGAAGAACGTCGTAAAGATTTAATTAAAATCGTACGTGGTGAAGTAGAAGGCGGTCGTGTTGCTATTCGTAACATTCGTCGTGATGCAAATGGCGATATTAAAAACTTATTAAAAGATAAAGACATCTCTGAAGATGAAGCGCGTCAAGCTGAAGATGCTATCCAAAAAATCACTGATAAGTTTATCAAAGAAATGGATACGCAACTAACAGCGAAAGAAGCTGAGTTGATGGAAATCTAA
- a CDS encoding phosphatidate cytidylyltransferase: MLKQRILTSLVLAPLALALVFYTPLTLFSYFAGAIVLMGAWEWSAFMGLCDKLKRGAFVLLVAVLLGLLNLHWPIETLWQDGQLVGDANYLFTLSFSWWLVASYLVWRYPAMAKGWNEGLVMRGIAGLLTLVPLWLALNTLRSAQYTESTHYGSMLILVVLGIVWSADIGAYFTGKSFGKHKLMPKVSPNKTIEGLAGGVVAAVLFVLAFCYYTNVDTSVWPIYAVMTAFIALFSAVGDLLESMFKREAGLKDSGSCLPGHGGILDRIDSLTAAAPMFVICFAWTLRL; this comes from the coding sequence TTGTTAAAACAACGTATTTTAACCTCACTAGTGCTAGCGCCATTAGCACTGGCTTTGGTTTTTTACACCCCACTAACGTTATTTAGTTATTTTGCGGGTGCTATTGTATTAATGGGCGCGTGGGAATGGTCTGCCTTTATGGGACTATGCGATAAGCTAAAACGTGGCGCCTTTGTGTTATTAGTGGCAGTATTACTAGGGTTACTCAATTTGCATTGGCCTATAGAGACTCTATGGCAAGATGGTCAACTTGTAGGCGATGCTAATTACTTATTTACCTTGTCGTTTTCTTGGTGGTTGGTAGCCAGTTATTTAGTGTGGCGTTACCCTGCTATGGCGAAAGGGTGGAACGAAGGGCTTGTGATGCGCGGCATTGCTGGTTTGTTGACCTTAGTACCGCTATGGCTTGCACTTAACACACTGCGTAGTGCGCAATATACGGAATCTACTCACTATGGCTCTATGCTCATTTTAGTTGTATTAGGTATTGTATGGAGTGCCGATATAGGCGCTTACTTTACAGGTAAAAGTTTTGGTAAACATAAGTTAATGCCTAAAGTTAGTCCAAATAAAACCATAGAAGGCCTCGCAGGTGGTGTGGTTGCTGCGGTGTTATTTGTACTGGCTTTTTGTTATTACACTAACGTTGATACCTCTGTATGGCCTATTTATGCAGTTATGACAGCGTTTATTGCTTTGTTTTCTGCGGTAGGTGATTTACTTGAGAGTATGTTTAAGCGCGAAGCGGGACTTAAAGATAGCGGTAGTTGCTTACCAGGACACGGTGGTATTTTAGACCGTATTGATAGTTTAACTGCGGCAGCACCGATGTTTGTTATTTGCTTTGCTTGGACGCTTCGCTTATGA
- the tsf gene encoding translation elongation factor Ts has translation MAVTTALVKELRERTGAGMMDCKKALTETDGDIELAIENMRKSGAAKAAKKAGNIAAEGTIIIKQNAGVAVLVEVNCQTDFVAKDASFLAFANKVADAAIADTSSIEDLQAKFEEDRVELVTKIGENINVRRLQYITGEQLVEYRHGERIGVVVAGVADEETLKHVAMHVAASNPDYLTPDDVPADVVEKEKQVQIDIAMNEGKPAEIAEKMVVGRMKKFTGEVSLTGQAFIMEPKKSVGEILKEKNATVTGFVRMEVGAGIEKKEEDFAAEVAAQIAAAKAK, from the coding sequence ATGGCTGTAACTACTGCCCTAGTTAAAGAATTACGCGAGCGTACTGGCGCTGGCATGATGGATTGTAAAAAAGCGTTAACTGAGACTGATGGTGACATCGAGTTAGCGATTGAAAACATGCGTAAGAGCGGTGCTGCAAAGGCTGCTAAAAAAGCAGGTAACATCGCTGCTGAAGGTACTATCATCATCAAGCAAAACGCGGGTGTTGCAGTACTTGTAGAAGTTAACTGTCAAACTGACTTCGTAGCTAAAGATGCAAGCTTCTTAGCATTTGCTAATAAAGTTGCAGATGCTGCTATCGCTGACACTTCATCTATCGAAGACTTACAAGCTAAGTTTGAAGAAGATCGTGTTGAGCTAGTAACTAAAATTGGTGAAAACATCAATGTACGTCGTCTTCAGTACATCACTGGTGAGCAACTAGTTGAGTACCGTCACGGCGAGCGTATTGGTGTTGTTGTTGCAGGTGTTGCTGATGAAGAAACACTTAAGCACGTTGCAATGCACGTTGCTGCTTCAAACCCAGACTACTTAACACCAGATGACGTACCTGCTGATGTTGTTGAAAAAGAAAAGCAAGTACAAATCGACATCGCGATGAATGAAGGCAAGCCTGCTGAAATCGCTGAGAAGATGGTTGTTGGTCGTATGAAAAAATTCACTGGTGAGGTTTCTCTTACTGGTCAAGCTTTCATCATGGAACCTAAAAAGTCTGTTGGCGAAATTCTTAAAGAGAAAAACGCAACAGTTACTGGCTTTGTACGTATGGAAGTTGGTGCAGGTATCGAGAAGAAAGAAGAAGATTTTGCTGCTGAAGTTGCTGCTCAAATTGCAGCTGCTAAAGCTAAGTAA
- the ispC gene encoding 1-deoxy-D-xylulose-5-phosphate reductoisomerase, whose protein sequence is MSAVQQLVILGATGSIGLSTLDVVARNQQQFKVFALTAGQNAKKMAELCIAHQPRYAVMASESAAKQLSALLKHESKTQVMHGEKAMSELCAHGDVDTVMSAIVGAAGLLPTLSAVEAGKKVLLANKESLVMSGQLFIDKVKKHQATLLPIDSEHNAIFQCLPSALQNTQGQAKLGQHGVSKILLTGSGGPFLNRDINTLNTVSVSEAVAHPNWSMGQKISVDSATMMNKGLEFIEAKWLFNCDASDIDVVIHPQSIIHSMVQYQDGSILAQMGNPDMRTPIAHALAYPERIDAGVKPLKFSDICDFSFTKPDFSRYPNLKLAIAACDAGQGATTTVNAANEIAVNAFLQGQIGFTDIYKVNAQTLDAAQFTDAKTLDEILECDRLARISAAQFITKVVH, encoded by the coding sequence ATGAGTGCTGTGCAACAACTGGTTATTTTGGGTGCGACGGGGTCGATAGGTCTTAGCACGTTAGATGTTGTTGCAAGAAACCAACAGCAATTTAAAGTTTTTGCATTGACCGCAGGACAAAATGCAAAAAAAATGGCTGAACTGTGTATAGCTCACCAGCCTCGTTATGCTGTAATGGCATCTGAATCGGCGGCTAAGCAGCTTTCTGCGCTTTTAAAGCATGAGAGTAAAACGCAAGTAATGCATGGCGAGAAAGCCATGAGTGAGCTCTGTGCTCATGGTGATGTTGATACGGTTATGTCAGCGATTGTCGGTGCAGCCGGATTACTACCTACTTTGAGCGCTGTTGAAGCGGGCAAAAAAGTATTGCTTGCCAACAAAGAGTCACTGGTGATGTCGGGTCAGTTATTCATTGATAAAGTTAAAAAGCATCAAGCAACTTTATTACCCATCGACAGCGAGCATAATGCTATTTTTCAGTGTTTACCTAGTGCGTTACAAAATACCCAAGGGCAAGCAAAGCTTGGGCAACATGGGGTTAGCAAAATTTTATTAACTGGCTCAGGTGGCCCGTTTTTAAATCGTGATATCAATACCCTTAACACCGTTAGCGTCAGTGAAGCGGTTGCTCATCCTAATTGGTCTATGGGGCAAAAAATATCAGTAGACTCAGCTACGATGATGAACAAAGGCTTAGAGTTTATTGAGGCTAAATGGTTATTTAACTGTGATGCAAGCGATATTGATGTGGTGATTCATCCTCAAAGTATTATCCATTCTATGGTGCAATACCAAGATGGCTCTATTTTAGCGCAAATGGGTAACCCTGATATGCGCACCCCGATAGCGCATGCACTTGCGTATCCAGAGCGCATTGATGCGGGTGTCAAGCCGTTAAAATTTTCTGATATTTGTGATTTTTCGTTTACCAAACCTGATTTCTCACGTTACCCCAATTTAAAGCTTGCAATTGCAGCCTGTGATGCAGGCCAAGGAGCCACCACCACCGTTAATGCGGCTAATGAGATTGCAGTTAATGCGTTTTTACAGGGGCAGATTGGGTTTACGGATATTTATAAAGTGAATGCGCAAACGCTAGACGCCGCACAATTTACTGATGCGAAAACTCTCGATGAAATTTTAGAGTGTGACCGTTTAGCACGCATCAGCGCTGCGCAGTTTATAACAAAAGTGGTGCATTGA
- the rpsB gene encoding 30S ribosomal protein S2 — MANVSMRDMLQAGVHFGHQARYWNPKMKPFIFGARNRVHIINLEQTVPMFNTALKFLSGAAANKGKVLFVGTKRAASEAVKEAALQSDQFFVNHRWLGGMLTNWKTVRQSIKRLKDLEAQSQDGTFEKLTKKEALMLTREMDKLEKSLGGIKNMGGLPDAIFVIDADHEHIAIREANNLGIPVVAIVDTNSNPDGVDYIVPGNDDAIRAINLYTSAVAAAITEGRESNIVAQAEKDDFVEAE, encoded by the coding sequence ATGGCAAACGTTTCAATGCGCGATATGCTTCAAGCTGGTGTTCACTTTGGTCACCAAGCACGTTACTGGAACCCTAAGATGAAACCTTTCATCTTCGGCGCACGTAACCGTGTACATATCATCAACCTTGAGCAAACTGTACCAATGTTCAACACTGCACTTAAGTTTTTATCTGGTGCTGCTGCAAACAAAGGTAAAGTTCTTTTCGTTGGTACAAAGCGCGCAGCAAGCGAAGCAGTAAAAGAAGCTGCTTTACAAAGCGATCAATTCTTCGTTAACCACCGTTGGTTAGGCGGCATGTTGACTAACTGGAAAACAGTTCGTCAATCAATCAAGCGTCTTAAAGACCTTGAAGCTCAAAGCCAAGACGGTACTTTCGAGAAGTTAACTAAGAAAGAAGCGTTAATGCTTACTCGTGAAATGGACAAGCTTGAAAAAAGCCTTGGTGGTATTAAAAACATGGGTGGCCTTCCAGACGCTATCTTTGTAATCGATGCTGACCACGAGCACATTGCTATCCGTGAAGCTAACAACCTAGGTATCCCAGTTGTTGCAATCGTTGATACTAACTCTAACCCAGACGGTGTTGATTACATCGTACCTGGTAACGATGATGCTATCCGTGCAATCAACCTTTACACTAGTGCTGTTGCAGCTGCGATCACTGAAGGCCGTGAGAGTAACATCGTTGCTCAAGCTGAAAAAGATGACTTCGTAGAAGCTGAGTAA
- the rseP gene encoding sigma E protease regulator RseP yields MFDFFWNLGSFILALGILVTVHEYGHFWVARKAGVKVLRFSIGFGKPLLKWHDKYNTEYVIAAIPLGGYVKMLDERVDEVPANQRHLSFNAKSVQARIAIVAAGPMANFLFAIFALAVMYMVGVQTIKPVVGSVVEGSRAEQAGIMPTQQIIKIGDDDISNWQDATFSLMSHLGDKSVAVTLRNENYQQTVQTLNLDGWKLDQQDVPPLSSLGIVPFRPQATLVIAAITKNSAAEQANLQVNDVILAVNGETMSSWQQLVNLITQSANKSLQFSVKRQDSIKTITVTPKSRVVSNGIEQGFLGVAPVVEQWPDDFVETRHYGPLDSIVLGTKETWRLITLSFDMIGNLITGQVSVKNLSGPVGIAVGAGTSVSYGLVTFLSFLALISVNLGVFNLLPLPVLDGGHLMYYIIELFRKKPVSEKTQEFGFKVGALLLIFLTCFALFNDVSRL; encoded by the coding sequence ATGTTCGATTTTTTTTGGAATTTAGGTTCGTTTATACTCGCACTAGGCATTCTAGTGACCGTTCATGAATATGGTCATTTTTGGGTTGCGCGTAAAGCGGGTGTAAAGGTACTGCGCTTTTCAATTGGTTTTGGTAAACCCTTACTAAAATGGCACGATAAATATAATACTGAGTACGTTATTGCGGCAATCCCGCTGGGCGGATACGTGAAAATGCTCGACGAGCGTGTTGATGAAGTGCCTGCCAATCAACGTCATTTATCGTTTAATGCTAAATCAGTTCAAGCCCGCATAGCCATTGTGGCAGCAGGGCCGATGGCGAACTTTTTGTTCGCTATTTTTGCTTTAGCGGTGATGTACATGGTAGGTGTGCAAACCATAAAACCAGTTGTGGGTAGTGTTGTTGAAGGCAGTCGAGCTGAACAGGCCGGTATTATGCCAACCCAGCAAATTATTAAAATTGGTGATGACGACATAAGTAATTGGCAAGATGCGACCTTTTCTTTGATGTCTCATTTAGGTGATAAAAGCGTTGCCGTAACCTTACGTAACGAAAATTATCAGCAAACAGTGCAAACGCTTAACCTAGATGGTTGGAAGCTTGATCAACAAGATGTACCGCCGCTCAGTTCGTTAGGTATTGTACCGTTTCGTCCTCAGGCAACCTTGGTTATTGCTGCTATTACTAAAAACTCAGCTGCTGAACAGGCTAATTTACAGGTTAACGACGTTATTTTAGCTGTGAATGGTGAAACAATGAGCAGTTGGCAGCAATTAGTTAATCTTATTACTCAATCGGCTAACAAATCCTTACAATTTAGTGTAAAAAGACAAGATAGTATAAAAACAATAACAGTTACTCCAAAGAGCCGGGTCGTCAGTAATGGCATAGAGCAAGGCTTTTTGGGTGTTGCTCCCGTTGTAGAGCAGTGGCCGGATGATTTTGTAGAGACTAGACATTATGGGCCACTAGATAGTATTGTGCTGGGCACAAAAGAAACATGGCGTTTAATTACGCTGAGTTTTGACATGATAGGTAACTTAATAACAGGCCAAGTGTCGGTTAAAAACCTAAGTGGACCCGTCGGCATAGCCGTAGGCGCCGGCACCAGTGTTAGTTATGGATTAGTCACATTTTTAAGCTTTTTAGCTTTGATAAGCGTTAACTTGGGAGTATTTAATTTACTTCCTCTGCCAGTGCTTGATGGTGGGCACTTAATGTATTACATAATTGAACTTTTTCGTAAAAAGCCAGTCTCTGAAAAGACACAAGAGTTTGGTTTTAAAGTGGGAGCCTTGCTACTCATTTTTCTAACATGTTTCGCTTTGTTCAATGATGTATCGCGCTTGTAG
- the pyrH gene encoding UMP kinase produces MTINRKPIFRRVLLKLSGEALMGDEGFGIDPKVLDRMAQEIKELVELDVEVGLVIGGGNFLRGGSLAEAGMNRVVGDHMGMLATVMNGLAMRDALHRAFVNCRLMSAIPLNGVCDAYNWAEAISLLKTGRVVIFAAGTGNPFFTTDSAACLRGIEIEADTVIKATKVDGVFSDDPVKNPDATLYRHLSYNEIIDKELKVMDLAAFTLARDHNMPLSVFNMNKSGALKRVIMGEEEGTLISSQASDEVSN; encoded by the coding sequence ATGACTATCAATCGCAAACCTATTTTTAGACGTGTTCTTCTCAAATTAAGTGGTGAAGCTTTAATGGGAGACGAAGGCTTCGGCATCGACCCTAAAGTTTTAGATCGTATGGCACAAGAAATTAAAGAGCTCGTAGAACTCGACGTAGAAGTGGGTTTAGTTATTGGTGGCGGTAACTTTTTACGTGGAGGCTCACTAGCCGAAGCGGGTATGAACCGCGTTGTTGGCGACCACATGGGTATGCTTGCAACCGTCATGAATGGTCTTGCTATGCGTGATGCGTTGCACCGTGCATTTGTAAATTGTCGTTTAATGTCAGCCATTCCTTTAAATGGCGTATGTGATGCGTATAACTGGGCAGAAGCCATTAGCTTATTAAAAACAGGTCGTGTTGTTATTTTTGCAGCCGGTACGGGTAACCCGTTCTTTACAACTGACTCTGCAGCGTGTTTACGTGGCATTGAAATTGAAGCTGACACAGTAATTAAAGCAACCAAAGTAGATGGTGTATTTAGCGATGATCCGGTTAAAAACCCAGATGCGACACTTTACCGTCACTTAAGCTACAATGAAATTATTGATAAAGAACTAAAAGTAATGGATTTAGCGGCATTTACATTAGCTCGCGACCATAATATGCCATTGAGCGTATTTAATATGAATAAATCAGGCGCATTAAAACGCGTAATAATGGGTGAAGAAGAAGGAACCCTTATTTCTTCACAAGCCTCAGATGAAGTTAGTAACTAG